A region of Myxococcus stipitatus DSM 14675 DNA encodes the following proteins:
- a CDS encoding LysR family transcriptional regulator, whose product MNALYEKSLDLNLLRVFVVVAETGSVTAAAARLYLTQPAVSAALRRLTSAVGAPLFVRSGRGLELSARGRRLLATARPHLEALVEAALAPATFDPRSSERTVRLGLSDASESWLLPRLLEVLAREAPKMRLVVLPAQFRNVGALLSTSAVDLAMTVADELPPNIRRLPLFHEGFVCLFDPRHARPGKRFTLERYLEHEHVIVSYNGDLRGVVEDVLGIQRKVRVSIPSFHGVGDLVEGSALVATLPGMVARHVLALRPALRTVKPPFVVEGAPLELLWRATSEDDEALRFVREHVARIARSQSPAA is encoded by the coding sequence ATGAACGCCCTCTATGAGAAGTCGCTCGACCTGAACCTGCTGAGAGTCTTCGTCGTCGTGGCGGAGACGGGCAGCGTCACGGCGGCGGCCGCTCGGCTGTACCTCACCCAGCCGGCGGTGAGCGCGGCGCTCCGGCGGCTGACCTCCGCCGTGGGGGCACCGCTGTTCGTGCGCAGCGGGCGGGGACTGGAGTTGAGCGCACGAGGGCGGCGGCTGCTCGCCACGGCGCGTCCCCACCTGGAGGCGCTGGTGGAGGCGGCGCTGGCCCCCGCGACGTTCGACCCGCGCTCGAGCGAGCGCACGGTGCGCCTGGGGCTCTCCGACGCGAGCGAGTCCTGGCTGTTGCCCCGACTGCTGGAGGTCCTCGCGCGCGAGGCGCCGAAGATGCGGCTCGTGGTGCTGCCCGCGCAGTTCCGGAACGTGGGGGCGCTCTTGAGCACGTCCGCCGTGGACCTCGCGATGACGGTGGCGGACGAGCTGCCGCCGAACATCCGCAGGCTCCCGCTCTTCCACGAAGGCTTCGTCTGCCTCTTCGACCCGCGCCACGCGCGCCCCGGGAAGCGCTTCACGCTGGAGCGCTATCTGGAGCACGAGCACGTCATCGTCTCGTACAACGGCGACCTGCGTGGCGTGGTGGAGGACGTGCTGGGAATCCAGCGCAAGGTCCGCGTGTCCATCCCGTCGTTCCACGGAGTCGGCGACCTGGTGGAAGGGAGCGCGCTGGTGGCCACGCTGCCGGGGATGGTGGCGCGCCATGTGCTGGCGTTGCGCCCGGCCCTGCGCACGGTGAAGCCCCCCTTCGTGGTGGAGGGTGCGCCGCTGGAGCTGCTCTGGCGCGCCACCTCCGAGGACGACGAGGCCCTGCGCTTCGTGAGAGAGCATGTGGCTCGGATTGCGAGGAGCCAGAGCCCGGCGGCCTGA
- a CDS encoding aldo/keto reductase: MHMDTTNAVKLGSTGPEVFRLGLGCMGMSGMYGASDDAESVRTIHAAMERGVTLLDTGDFYGMGHNELLVGRAIAGRRERVQLSVKFGAMRAPDGGWGGVDLRPAAVKNFAAYSLKRLGVDVIDIYRPARLDPNVPIEDTIGAIADLVKAGYVRHIALSEVSAETVRRAQRIHPIVDVQLEYSLASRGPETRLFPALRELGVGATLYGVLSRGLLTGSKPSASGDFRAWLPRFSGAHRETNEASVQALHRFARERDLSPAQLAIAWVLARQPGFVPVIGARRVAQLEDALTALARPLSQEDVTALESQVAFSGERYGAEQMNMLDSERP; this comes from the coding sequence ATGCACATGGACACGACGAACGCGGTGAAGCTGGGGAGCACGGGACCGGAGGTCTTCCGGCTCGGGTTGGGTTGCATGGGCATGTCCGGGATGTATGGGGCCTCGGATGACGCGGAGAGCGTCCGCACGATTCACGCCGCGATGGAGCGGGGCGTGACGCTGCTCGACACCGGGGACTTCTACGGCATGGGGCACAACGAGCTGCTGGTGGGCCGCGCCATCGCCGGACGCCGTGAGCGCGTCCAGCTCTCCGTCAAGTTCGGTGCGATGCGAGCGCCGGATGGCGGCTGGGGCGGCGTGGACCTGCGCCCCGCGGCCGTGAAGAACTTCGCCGCCTATTCGCTCAAGCGCCTGGGCGTCGACGTCATCGACATCTACCGGCCGGCCCGCTTGGACCCGAATGTCCCCATCGAGGACACCATCGGCGCCATCGCCGACCTGGTGAAGGCCGGCTACGTGCGGCACATCGCCCTGTCGGAGGTCAGCGCGGAGACGGTGCGGCGCGCCCAGCGCATCCACCCCATCGTCGACGTGCAGCTGGAGTACTCGCTCGCCAGCCGAGGCCCGGAGACCCGCCTCTTCCCCGCGCTGCGAGAGCTCGGCGTCGGTGCCACGCTCTACGGGGTCCTCTCGCGAGGGCTCCTCACCGGAAGCAAGCCCTCGGCTTCAGGGGACTTCCGCGCGTGGCTGCCTCGCTTCAGTGGTGCGCACCGCGAGACGAACGAGGCCTCGGTGCAGGCGCTGCACCGCTTCGCCCGGGAGCGAGACCTGTCCCCCGCGCAGCTCGCCATCGCCTGGGTGCTCGCTCGTCAGCCCGGCTTCGTGCCCGTCATCGGCGCTCGCCGCGTCGCGCAGCTCGAGGATGCGCTCACCGCCCTGGCGCGTCCGCTGTCCCAGGAGGACGTCACCGCCCTCGAGTCCCAGGTGGCCTTCTCGGGGGAGCGGTATGGGGCCGAGCAGATGAACATGCTCGACAGCGAGCGCCCTTGA
- a CDS encoding radical SAM protein, whose product MHSEPRAQESQGVLHRELERRMSRPQRHRLLEGYPMAPLLKPRLGGIDPIQMFGFDHSRPLIVGVLPHTFCNPKVRGCGFCTFPHESFANEPMRRVVAQVAREIERTLDRVPELGKRTVDAVYLGGGTANLTPPSELKLVLERLEAAFDLNGAELSLEGVPKYFLLRQEALLDVLADTRIRHRRISMGIQTFDPDWLRRMGRDAFGDVDDVRRVIESAHRRGFTVSGDLLFNLPGMRSEHALADVERAIELGFDQVCMYNLVLTEDLDSEWAKEQDLVQAMPEGGPALETWLAVRERLLTRGFVQTTLTNFERADVARSPRRFIYEVASFDPATWDGIGFGPGALSTFKLDSQMSALKWRNAATSESFTQVVSSGRSAVAAAFRYKPLDLRLLHLTRNLARLEIDCAAYERFFGTNPFWDFPEHFELLMENRLITFEDRIARLTPVGMFYADAVAGLFAHRRVLELRETDEGALHGHMG is encoded by the coding sequence GTGCACTCGGAGCCTCGTGCCCAGGAGTCCCAGGGTGTGCTTCACCGCGAGCTGGAGCGGCGGATGTCCCGTCCCCAGCGCCATCGCTTGCTGGAGGGCTACCCCATGGCCCCCTTGCTGAAACCGCGGCTCGGGGGCATCGACCCCATCCAGATGTTCGGGTTCGACCACTCCCGTCCGCTCATCGTCGGAGTGCTGCCTCACACGTTCTGCAATCCCAAGGTGAGGGGGTGCGGCTTCTGTACCTTTCCGCACGAGTCCTTCGCCAACGAGCCGATGCGGCGCGTCGTCGCCCAGGTCGCCCGCGAAATCGAGCGCACGCTCGACAGGGTGCCGGAGCTGGGGAAGCGCACCGTCGACGCCGTCTATCTGGGCGGAGGAACCGCCAACCTGACGCCGCCCTCGGAGTTGAAGCTCGTGCTGGAGCGCCTCGAGGCGGCCTTCGACCTGAACGGCGCGGAGCTCTCCCTCGAGGGAGTCCCCAAGTACTTCCTGCTTCGCCAGGAGGCCCTGCTCGATGTCCTGGCCGACACGCGCATCCGGCACCGGCGCATCAGCATGGGCATCCAGACGTTCGACCCGGACTGGCTGCGTCGCATGGGTCGCGATGCCTTTGGCGACGTCGATGACGTCCGCCGGGTCATCGAGTCCGCCCATCGGCGAGGCTTCACGGTCTCCGGAGACCTGCTCTTCAACCTGCCAGGGATGCGCAGCGAACACGCCCTGGCGGACGTGGAGCGGGCCATCGAGCTGGGGTTCGACCAGGTCTGCATGTACAACCTGGTGCTGACCGAGGACCTGGACTCCGAGTGGGCCAAGGAGCAGGACCTGGTCCAGGCCATGCCGGAGGGAGGACCCGCCCTGGAGACGTGGTTGGCCGTGCGGGAGCGGTTGCTGACGCGAGGCTTCGTCCAGACCACGCTCACGAACTTCGAGCGCGCGGACGTTGCCAGGAGTCCTCGACGTTTCATCTACGAGGTCGCGAGCTTCGACCCCGCCACCTGGGATGGGATTGGCTTTGGCCCGGGAGCACTCTCCACGTTCAAGCTGGACAGCCAGATGAGCGCCCTCAAGTGGCGGAACGCGGCCACGAGTGAGTCCTTCACCCAGGTGGTGAGCAGCGGAAGGAGCGCCGTCGCCGCCGCCTTCCGCTACAAGCCCCTGGACCTGCGGCTGCTCCACCTGACCCGGAACCTGGCTCGACTCGAGATTGATTGTGCCGCCTACGAGCGCTTCTTCGGAACGAACCCGTTCTGGGACTTCCCCGAGCACTTCGAGCTCCTCATGGAGAATCGGCTCATCACCTTCGAGGACCGCATCGCGCGCCTGACGCCCGTGGGCATGTTCTACGCCGATGCTGTCGCGGGGTTGTTCGCCCACCGGCGGGTCCTCGAGCTGCGTGAGACCGACGAGGGGGCGCTCCATGGCCACATGGGATGA
- a CDS encoding TetR/AcrR family transcriptional regulator C-terminal domain-containing protein produces MKKTGKREALSRTRILQTALALVDREGLESVSMRRVGEELGVEAMSLYNHVANKAAILDGIFEAVLAELPPLEPASTWQGTLRERAHALRSTLRAHPNVLPLFSTRPAVTPASIIHVEQALGFLMEAGFSLRDAVSSFQVVFSFVVGHSVTSYLPTRPDEDSSPAYERLSEADFPRMRALARLEGRRDVEEEFQFGLETMFVGLTASLSPKRGKPRSPAP; encoded by the coding sequence ATGAAGAAGACCGGCAAGCGCGAAGCACTTTCGAGGACACGCATCCTCCAGACAGCCCTCGCCCTCGTGGACCGCGAAGGACTGGAGTCGGTGTCGATGCGGCGGGTGGGGGAGGAGCTGGGGGTGGAGGCGATGTCGCTCTACAACCATGTGGCCAACAAGGCGGCCATCCTCGACGGCATCTTCGAGGCGGTCCTCGCCGAGCTGCCGCCCCTGGAGCCCGCCTCCACCTGGCAGGGGACGCTGCGAGAGCGGGCGCACGCCCTGCGCTCCACGCTCCGCGCGCATCCGAATGTGCTGCCGCTCTTCTCCACGCGCCCCGCGGTGACGCCCGCCTCCATCATCCATGTCGAGCAGGCGCTCGGGTTCTTGATGGAGGCGGGGTTCTCCCTCCGGGATGCGGTGAGCTCGTTCCAGGTCGTCTTCTCGTTCGTGGTCGGACACTCAGTGACCAGCTACCTGCCGACCCGGCCGGACGAAGACTCGTCCCCCGCATATGAGCGCCTGAGCGAAGCGGACTTCCCTCGGATGCGCGCGCTGGCGCGGCTGGAGGGGCGCCGCGATGTCGAAGAGGAGTTCCAGTTCGGACTGGAGACGATGTTCGTCGGGCTCACCGCGAGCCTCTCGCCGAAGCGAGGCAAGCCGCGAAGCCCCGCTCCGTGA
- a CDS encoding YfbK domain-containing protein, which translates to MNTVIARLSCGLLVLLASQALAQSSTLLGTVIDVQSRQPVADVVVTVTSPTLQGEKSAVTDARGEYRIPQLPPGVYVLRFEKESYKPYARSDVQLRLNRTIRVNVELLPESLSEVVEIVGAPARIGVGSTTTGVNADQEFIRRGPSAPPRSSFEALTRLAPGGQSDSSGVAIAAESIVSVAPSQYNLSPAMPGMSMTLRLHPLPAQQEPRPPPRREPMTRERFSAMYFKGYGVNPTVNPKDERFSTFSVDTDTASYSLTRGYLNRQVMPDERAVRVEEFVNTFDYGYADSKDAPFGIHVEGFPSPVRKGFQVLRIGVKAREVPAAQRKSSHLVFVIDVSGSMEAENRLGLVKQALRLLVMELDERDRVSLVVYGSEARQVLPPTSALEKGRLLSAIDGLRTEGSTNAEAGLSLGYRIAVEHLRDGGINRVILCSDGVANVGVSDADGIWAQVKSLAARGITLSTVGFGMGNYNDVLMERLSHVGEGNYAYVDDLKEAHRVFVRDLTGTLQVVAKDVKLQVEFDPEAVELYRLLGYENRALTAEQFRDDQVDAGEVGAGHSVTALYEVKPREDARTLGTLRIRYKAPEGGASKELATPMSAASLRPSFAQARESTRLAYVASAFAEKLRGSYWTRPLTYDVLLELWGGVGLELRQRADVSELGELIRKASGLDRRVDPFEDFAPVKSMDFDRAPSGA; encoded by the coding sequence ATGAACACAGTCATTGCCCGGCTGTCGTGCGGGCTCCTGGTGTTGCTGGCCTCACAGGCACTCGCTCAGAGCAGCACCCTCCTGGGCACCGTCATCGATGTCCAGAGCCGCCAGCCCGTCGCTGATGTGGTGGTCACCGTGACGTCCCCCACTCTCCAGGGGGAGAAGAGCGCCGTCACCGATGCACGGGGCGAGTACCGCATCCCCCAGCTTCCTCCGGGGGTGTATGTGCTTCGGTTCGAGAAGGAGTCGTACAAGCCCTACGCGCGCTCCGACGTGCAACTGCGGCTCAACCGCACCATCCGCGTCAACGTCGAGTTGCTCCCTGAATCGCTGAGCGAGGTGGTGGAGATTGTCGGCGCTCCTGCTCGAATCGGTGTGGGGTCTACGACCACGGGCGTCAATGCAGACCAGGAGTTCATCAGGCGGGGACCGAGCGCTCCGCCCCGTTCCTCCTTCGAGGCGCTGACCCGACTGGCGCCGGGCGGCCAGTCCGATTCGTCCGGTGTGGCCATCGCGGCGGAGAGCATCGTGTCGGTCGCGCCATCCCAGTACAACCTCTCCCCCGCCATGCCTGGCATGTCGATGACGCTGCGGCTGCACCCGCTCCCCGCGCAGCAGGAGCCCCGTCCGCCTCCGCGCCGCGAGCCGATGACCCGCGAGCGCTTCTCCGCGATGTACTTCAAGGGGTACGGGGTGAACCCCACGGTGAACCCGAAGGACGAGCGCTTCTCCACGTTCTCGGTGGATACGGATACGGCCTCATACTCGCTCACGCGCGGCTATCTGAATCGCCAGGTCATGCCCGATGAGCGCGCCGTGCGCGTGGAGGAGTTCGTCAACACCTTCGACTATGGCTATGCCGACTCGAAGGACGCGCCCTTCGGCATCCATGTGGAGGGCTTTCCCTCTCCCGTGCGCAAGGGCTTCCAGGTGCTGCGCATCGGCGTGAAGGCGCGCGAGGTGCCCGCGGCCCAGCGCAAGTCCAGTCACCTGGTCTTCGTCATCGACGTGTCTGGCTCGATGGAGGCGGAGAACCGCTTGGGGCTGGTGAAGCAGGCCCTGCGCCTGCTGGTGATGGAGCTGGACGAGCGGGACCGGGTGTCGCTCGTCGTGTATGGCTCGGAGGCCCGGCAGGTGCTGCCGCCCACGAGTGCGCTCGAGAAGGGCCGGCTGTTGAGCGCCATCGATGGACTCCGCACGGAGGGCTCGACCAATGCCGAGGCGGGGCTGTCGCTGGGATATCGCATCGCCGTCGAGCACCTGCGCGACGGGGGCATCAACCGCGTCATCCTCTGCTCGGATGGAGTGGCGAACGTGGGGGTCTCCGACGCGGATGGCATCTGGGCCCAGGTGAAGTCCCTCGCGGCCCGAGGCATCACCTTGTCCACGGTGGGCTTCGGCATGGGCAACTACAATGACGTCCTGATGGAGCGGCTGTCCCATGTGGGCGAGGGGAACTACGCCTATGTGGACGACTTGAAGGAGGCCCACCGCGTCTTCGTGCGCGACCTCACGGGGACGCTCCAGGTGGTGGCCAAGGACGTGAAGCTCCAGGTGGAGTTCGACCCGGAAGCGGTCGAGCTGTACCGGCTGCTCGGCTACGAGAACCGCGCGCTGACGGCGGAGCAGTTCCGTGATGACCAGGTGGACGCGGGCGAGGTGGGGGCGGGCCACTCCGTGACGGCGCTCTACGAAGTGAAGCCGCGAGAAGACGCTCGGACGCTGGGCACGCTGCGCATCCGCTACAAGGCGCCGGAGGGGGGCGCCTCGAAGGAGCTGGCGACACCGATGTCCGCGGCCTCGCTGCGTCCGAGCTTCGCCCAGGCCCGGGAGTCCACGCGACTGGCCTATGTGGCCTCCGCCTTCGCGGAGAAGCTTCGAGGCTCGTACTGGACGCGGCCTCTGACCTACGACGTCCTGCTCGAGTTGTGGGGCGGCGTGGGCTTGGAGTTGAGGCAGCGTGCGGACGTGAGCGAGCTGGGCGAGCTCATCCGCAAGGCCAGCGGCCTGGACCGTCGCGTGGACCCGTTCGAGGACTTTGCTCCCGTGAAGAGCATGGACTTCGACCGGGCACCCTCGGGGGCCTGA
- a CDS encoding helix-turn-helix domain-containing protein — translation MKRKQRQALLRWAVRSGCPLTYRRCMAVAAVGRGASCHAVARAMECATSAVVSAVRRYQEGERQALRDRRESNGRRKVDNRFRERLVRVLEGTPEDWGWCRPTWTRELLCQELARRGLVRVSVATMGRTLASLGARLKAAKPIVECPWPGWRRRRRLHELKWLEVYGPSREPVLHVDEVDIPSPSQGGT, via the coding sequence TTGAAGAGAAAGCAGCGGCAAGCGCTGCTTCGGTGGGCAGTCCGGAGTGGCTGCCCGCTCACCTACCGCCGATGCATGGCGGTGGCGGCGGTGGGACGAGGTGCCTCGTGCCACGCCGTCGCCCGGGCCATGGAGTGCGCGACCTCGGCGGTGGTGAGTGCGGTGCGTCGCTACCAGGAGGGAGAGCGACAGGCCCTTCGGGACAGGCGAGAGAGCAACGGGCGACGCAAGGTAGACAACCGGTTCCGCGAGCGGCTGGTGCGAGTCCTGGAGGGGACGCCCGAGGATTGGGGCTGGTGTCGTCCGACGTGGACGAGGGAGTTGCTGTGTCAGGAGCTGGCGCGCCGAGGACTGGTGCGCGTGTCGGTGGCCACCATGGGGCGCACCCTCGCCTCGCTCGGCGCGCGGCTCAAGGCGGCCAAGCCCATCGTCGAGTGTCCCTGGCCCGGGTGGAGGCGACGCCGGCGGCTCCACGAGTTGAAGTGGCTCGAGGTGTACGGCCCATCCAGGGAGCCCGTTCTCCACGTGGACGAAGTCGACATTCCATCTCCATCCCAAGGTGGGACGTGA
- a CDS encoding tetratricopeptide repeat protein yields MEPEAPPLRPSIQATLVVLAALTVYAPALGLGFVYDDFPLVEANPWIRSPAWLGDIFTQQLFGFVPNAEGSQAFYRPLVHVLLMVIHGVAGMATWAYHLAPVLLHATASLTVWALARRMSAGSVATALAAGLLFAVHPVHVEAVAWVSALMDMSAATAGLGMLWLLTTRPLTPLRAMAGAALWLVAALFKEPAVMLLPMLAAWELMATGSAHASVWRERALRFGPLGAAVLLYAVLRLNAVGWASVNSGWDTVPRDIAFLNVFPLLAHHVSLLSWPAVLSVFHPFEPATSVLAGRVLAGVAVAIGMGAGLVLLRRRAPAAWLGLAWLTLPLLPALHLRALSESAVAERYLYLPSAGFCLLAACAWGPLTKLARPAVAWTLGLVVFLGATARTEAQMETWQSDVTLWVNAVESSPGAVTPLVQLGEALLRAGEVEEAILALERARMLHPEHLNAASQLARAYVEAGRPAQARELMMTAVRAHPDASGFHFILGLAHRRLGEKEAALASFQVAAHLTPTSGDTRLELGEVLVELGRAAEALPSLEEALKRVADTPRAHRALAQAHRTLNHEEQARVHEQSARGSP; encoded by the coding sequence GTGGAGCCCGAGGCGCCCCCGCTCCGCCCCAGCATCCAGGCCACGCTCGTCGTGTTGGCGGCGCTCACCGTGTACGCCCCGGCGCTGGGGCTGGGCTTCGTCTATGACGACTTCCCACTCGTGGAGGCCAACCCCTGGATTCGCTCTCCCGCGTGGCTGGGGGACATCTTCACGCAGCAGCTCTTCGGCTTCGTCCCGAACGCCGAGGGAAGCCAGGCCTTCTACCGGCCCCTCGTGCATGTCCTCCTGATGGTCATCCACGGCGTCGCGGGCATGGCGACGTGGGCCTACCACCTGGCCCCTGTCCTGCTGCACGCCACGGCGTCGCTGACGGTGTGGGCGCTGGCTCGGCGCATGAGCGCGGGCTCGGTGGCCACGGCGCTCGCCGCGGGGCTGCTCTTCGCCGTCCACCCTGTCCACGTGGAGGCTGTGGCGTGGGTGAGCGCGCTCATGGACATGTCCGCGGCAACGGCGGGACTTGGCATGCTGTGGCTGCTCACCACGCGCCCCCTGACACCGCTCCGTGCCATGGCGGGGGCGGCGCTGTGGCTGGTAGCGGCACTCTTCAAGGAGCCGGCGGTGATGCTCCTGCCCATGCTGGCCGCGTGGGAGTTGATGGCGACGGGCTCGGCACACGCGAGCGTGTGGCGGGAGCGGGCCTTGCGCTTCGGGCCGCTCGGCGCGGCGGTGCTGCTCTACGCCGTGCTCCGGCTCAACGCGGTGGGCTGGGCCAGCGTGAACAGTGGCTGGGACACGGTCCCGCGTGACATCGCCTTCCTCAATGTCTTCCCCCTGCTGGCCCACCACGTGAGCCTCCTCTCGTGGCCCGCCGTGCTGAGCGTCTTCCATCCGTTCGAGCCAGCGACCTCGGTGCTCGCCGGTCGGGTGCTCGCGGGAGTCGCGGTGGCAATTGGAATGGGCGCCGGGCTCGTCCTGCTCCGCCGGCGAGCACCAGCCGCGTGGCTGGGCCTCGCGTGGCTGACACTGCCCCTCCTGCCCGCCCTCCACCTCCGCGCGCTGAGCGAGAGCGCGGTGGCGGAGCGATACCTGTACTTGCCCTCCGCGGGATTCTGTCTGCTCGCGGCTTGCGCCTGGGGCCCGCTGACGAAGCTTGCGCGCCCCGCGGTCGCGTGGACGCTCGGGCTGGTCGTGTTCCTGGGGGCCACCGCGCGGACGGAGGCTCAGATGGAGACGTGGCAGAGCGACGTGACCCTGTGGGTGAACGCGGTGGAGTCCTCGCCTGGAGCGGTGACGCCACTCGTCCAGTTGGGTGAGGCCCTGCTGCGTGCGGGCGAGGTGGAGGAGGCCATCCTCGCCCTGGAGCGTGCGCGCATGCTCCATCCCGAGCACCTGAACGCCGCGAGTCAGCTCGCGCGAGCGTATGTGGAGGCGGGCCGGCCGGCCCAGGCACGGGAGCTCATGATGACGGCGGTGCGCGCGCATCCAGATGCCTCCGGGTTCCACTTCATCCTGGGCCTCGCGCACAGACGGCTGGGTGAGAAGGAGGCGGCGCTCGCGTCCTTCCAGGTGGCGGCACACCTGACCCCTACTTCGGGCGACACGAGGCTGGAGCTGGGCGAGGTCCTCGTCGAGCTCGGCCGCGCGGCCGAGGCGCTGCCCTCACTCGAGGAAGCCCTGAAGCGCGTCGCGGACACCCCTCGCGCACACCGGGCGCTGGCCCAGGCCCATCGCACGCTGAACCACGAGGAGCAGGCCCGCGTGCATGAGCAGAGCGCGCGGGGCAGCCCCTAA
- a CDS encoding class I SAM-dependent methyltransferase: protein MGITMSPQEYATAFRLLAATARHPENIARVFEERMLPGLAPRPSLLDVGAGSGKVAERLAPHFGSLTLLEPNREQISGLKLDKAQVLIEPFERYDAPEKHELVLCSHVLYHVPLADWGAFIDRLLSFVRPGGYCLLIMAAGRGPTFELCRDFADTLNFGELMLDTVRGRQLAHEVLPTMSGFAARTFEEMYTLCRFFVLEGCFSAEQLAAMDADAARELDRKLRLHAERCLCPDGLYRLEQDEDMVLIPCP from the coding sequence ATGGGAATCACGATGTCGCCGCAGGAGTACGCCACGGCCTTTCGTCTGCTGGCGGCCACCGCTCGCCATCCCGAGAACATCGCGCGAGTCTTCGAGGAGCGCATGCTTCCGGGACTCGCGCCCCGCCCTTCCCTGCTGGATGTGGGCGCGGGCTCCGGCAAGGTCGCCGAGCGACTGGCGCCACACTTCGGCTCCCTCACGCTGCTGGAGCCCAATCGCGAGCAGATCTCCGGATTGAAGCTCGACAAGGCCCAGGTCCTCATCGAGCCCTTCGAGCGCTACGACGCCCCGGAGAAGCACGAGCTCGTCCTGTGCTCACACGTCCTGTACCACGTGCCCCTCGCCGACTGGGGCGCGTTCATCGACAGGCTGCTCTCGTTCGTTCGTCCCGGCGGGTATTGCCTGCTCATCATGGCCGCCGGGCGCGGCCCCACGTTCGAGCTGTGCCGCGACTTCGCGGACACCCTCAACTTCGGTGAGCTGATGCTGGACACCGTGCGCGGCAGACAGCTGGCACACGAGGTCCTCCCGACGATGAGTGGCTTCGCCGCTCGGACCTTCGAGGAGATGTACACGCTCTGCCGCTTCTTCGTGCTCGAGGGCTGCTTCAGCGCGGAGCAGCTCGCGGCCATGGATGCGGATGCCGCGCGTGAGCTCGACCGGAAGCTGCGCCTGCATGCCGAGCGGTGCCTCTGCCCCGACGGGCTCTATCGCCTGGAGCAGGATGAGGACATGGTCCTCATCCCGTGCCCGTGA
- a CDS encoding helix-turn-helix domain-containing protein, whose protein sequence is MSPRSFARVYTQKTGRTPAKAVEVLRLEAARRMLEGSTRDVDPIARLCGFGNEERMRVTFQRNLAVSPRDSSKRFATCGS, encoded by the coding sequence ATGAGCCCCCGCAGCTTCGCGCGCGTCTACACGCAGAAGACCGGCCGCACTCCGGCGAAGGCCGTCGAGGTGCTGCGGCTGGAAGCCGCCCGCCGGATGCTGGAGGGCTCGACGCGCGACGTGGACCCGATTGCCCGCCTGTGCGGCTTCGGGAACGAGGAACGGATGAGGGTGACCTTCCAGCGCAACCTGGCTGTCTCTCCACGGGATTCCTCGAAGCGTTTCGCGACGTGTGGGTCCTGA
- a CDS encoding TrmB family transcriptional regulator, which yields MDADEGLVALGFTEVEARVYCELLKGSPATGYRLAQALGKAPPSIYQALASLEHKGAVLVEEGEPRSFRPVPPDEVLAALQRGFETRSREAADALRKLHAPAQDDRIYHLKSTAQVMERARAMIAGATEQLLFDLFPPPFDTLAPVLIQASARGISIAGLVYDDTPKMPFDCVRSPDAAFVRERWPGAQLTLVVDAREFLVALLTPDGTGVKQAIWSDSGYLACLQHSGLSAEVRLNAPPSARARLARSSSLIGSSPPGLRLLVGKPSSSSKRGDTP from the coding sequence ATGGACGCGGATGAAGGGCTCGTGGCCCTGGGATTCACCGAGGTCGAGGCGCGGGTGTACTGCGAGCTGCTGAAGGGCTCGCCCGCCACCGGGTATCGGCTGGCCCAGGCGCTCGGGAAGGCACCTCCGAGCATCTACCAGGCGCTCGCCTCGCTCGAGCACAAGGGCGCGGTGCTCGTCGAAGAGGGCGAGCCGCGCTCCTTCCGTCCTGTTCCTCCGGACGAGGTCCTCGCCGCGCTCCAACGTGGCTTCGAGACGCGGAGCCGCGAGGCCGCGGACGCGCTGCGAAAGCTCCACGCCCCGGCGCAGGACGACCGCATCTATCACCTCAAGAGCACCGCGCAGGTGATGGAGCGCGCTCGCGCGATGATTGCCGGCGCCACCGAGCAGCTGCTCTTCGACTTGTTCCCGCCGCCCTTCGACACCCTGGCGCCCGTGCTCATCCAGGCGAGTGCGCGTGGCATCTCCATCGCGGGGCTCGTCTACGACGACACACCCAAGATGCCCTTCGACTGCGTGCGCTCGCCCGACGCGGCGTTCGTGCGGGAGCGCTGGCCGGGCGCGCAGCTCACGCTCGTGGTCGACGCCCGTGAGTTCCTGGTGGCCCTGCTCACGCCGGATGGCACAGGCGTCAAGCAGGCCATCTGGAGCGACAGCGGCTATCTCGCCTGCTTGCAGCACAGCGGGCTGTCCGCGGAGGTCCGGCTGAACGCGCCCCCTTCCGCGCGTGCACGGCTGGCTCGGTCCAGCTCCCTCATCGGCTCCAGCCCCCCGGGCCTGCGCCTCCTGGTGGGAAAGCCCTCTTCCTCTTCAAAGCGTGGAGATACCCCATGA